One Gardnerella vaginalis genomic window, TTTTGCAGACTTATTTCGACTAGAAGTAATATGTGTGAATTTCCTAAAGAATCGGTTGACGCGCGCAATCATTTGATTGAACCTAGTTGCAATGATCGCAACGATTCAATGAACGAGATTTTTGCGTTGCGTCAATCGATCGACAATATTGACAATGCAGTTGTTTCACTTCTAGCAGAGCGCTTTAAAGTCACAGAAAAAGTCGGAGAGATAAAAGCGCGCGCAAATCTTGCTGCGGAAGATAAATCTAGAGAAAATCGCCAAGCAGATCGACTTAAAAAAATTGCTGAAATATCTGGATTAAAAGAAGAAATTGCGCTCGAATATTTACATTTTGTTGTAGCTGCCGCAAAAAAGCGCCATCAAGAAATCAAAAATAGCCAGAAATAGTCAAAAATAGACACAAGTATAGTCAAATCTAATAAAATCTAAAAAATATGCGCGCTTAGAGTCATAATAAAAATATGACTATCGCAACTGTTGAACGTTACGCGCAAATGCTTGATTCTGCAAGCAAAGGCGGATACGCATATCCTGCAATTAATGTTACTAGCACGCAGACCTTAAACGCTGCACTTCAAGGATTTGCAGAAGCGCAAAGCGACGGAATTATTCAAGTATCCGTTGGGGGGTCCGCGTATTTTTCGGGACAGTGCGTAAATAATCGCGTTGTCGGTTCGCTAGCGTTTGCTCAATTCGCGCATCAAGTAGCAGCGCAATATCCAAATATTACCGTTGCCTTACATACAGATCATTGTGCAGAAAGCTATTTAGATGACTGGATTAAGCCACTTTTGGCTTATGAGGCAGATCAAGTTGCGCACGGCAAAGAGCCGATATTTCAATCGCATATGTGGGATGGATCCACAGTTAAGCTTGAACACAATTTAGACGTTGCGGAAGAATTGCTTGAGGCGTCGGCGAAGGCTCATACGGTGTTAGAGATTGAAATTGGGGCTGTGGGAGGCGAAGAAGACGGTCATAGAGCAGACATTGATGAAAAACTATACTCAACGCCGCAGGACGCTATGCGAGTAGTTGAGCGATTAGGTTTGGCAGAGAGCGGAAGATATATGGCTGCTTTTACGTTCGGCAATGTGCATGGTGCATACAAGCCTGGTGTTGTTAAGCTGCGACCACAGTTGCTAGACAACATTCAAAGCGCTGTATACAACAAGTACAAGCTTGATTTATGTAATCGCAAGTTTGGTGTGCCAACAAAACCATTCTTATTGGTATTCCATGGAGGTTCTGGATCTACTCCCGAAGAAATTGCGCAAGCTGTAAGCTACGGCGTAGTAAAAATGAACATCGATACAGACACGCAATATGCGTTTACTCGAGCAATAGCAGATCACATGTTCCGAAACTATGATTCTGTTCTTAAAATCGATGGAGAAGTTGGAGCCAAAAAACTCTACGACCCAAGGTCTTGGGGCAAAGAGGCAGAAAAAGCAATGGCTCAGCGTGTTGTTGAAGCCTGTGTACAGCTTGGCTCTGCTGGTAAAGCCTTATAAGTTCATCAAGTTGCAAATTAAATTCGGTATTGGCTTTGCGCTAGTCTTAACACGTAGGAATTGTGTTTATTTGGGCAACGTTAGCCCAAAAATGGAGGTTCAGCATGCCTGGAATTGTGCTTATTGGCGCTCAATGGGGTGACGAAGGTAAAGGCAAAGCGACTGATTTAATTGGTTCTAAGGTAGATATTGTCGCAAGATTTAATGGCGGTAATAACGCTGGACATACTGTTGTTGTGGGAAACGAGTCTTACGCTTTGCATTTACTTCCTAGCGGTATAATCAGCCCTAATGTAACTCCTGTTATTGGTAATGGTGTTGTTATAGACCCAGAAGTTCTGTTTGAGGAGATTGACGCACTTGAATCTAGAGGTGTTGATTGCTCTCGTTTGAAAGTGAGCGAGTCTGCGCATGTGATTACACCTTATCATCGCGTAATTGACAAGGTTACGGAGAGGTTCCTAGGCAAGCACAAGATTGGTACAACAGGTCGCGGAATTGGCCCGACTTATGCAGATAAGATTAATCGCGTTGGTATTCGTGTGCATGATTTATTTAATGCAGAACATTTGAGGGATAAGGTTGAAGCTAGCTTGCATCAAAAGAATCAAATGTTAGTTAAACTTTACAACCAGCATCCAATAGATATTGATGATGTTACAGCACAGCTTGTGGAGCTTGGAAAGCGTTTGAAGCCTTATGTTGCAGATACTTCGCTTATACTGAATCAGGCTATGGAAAATGGCAAAACCGTGCTTTTTGAAGGCGGTCAGGCAACTATGCTGGATGTCGATCATGGAACTTACCCATTTGTAACATCCTCAAATCCTACTGCAGGAGGTGCTTGCACGGGAACTGGCGTTGGTCCAACTCGTATTACGCGAGTGATTGGAGTTGCTAAAGCCTATATCACTCGTGTTGGTGAAGGTCCATTCCCTACAGAACTTTTGGATGAAAGTGGCGATTGGCTGCGTGAGCAGGGTCACGAATATGGCGTAACTACTGGTCGCCCTCGCCGATGCGGATGGTTTGATTCCGTTGTAAGCCGCTATGCTACTCGCGTAAATGGCTTAACTGATATTGTTCTTACCAAGTTAGATGTTTTGACTGGTTTAAAAGAAATTCCAGTTTGCGTAGCTTACGATGTAACTTTGGCTGACGGAAGCGTTGAGAGAGTGAACGAAATGCCAGTAGATCAGTCTCTGTTTGCTAGCGCTAAGCCAGTTTACGAGATGCTTCCAGGCTGGAGTGAGGATATTTCTCAAATTCACAAGTTTGAAGAATTGCCAGCAAATACTCAAAGCTATGTAAAGCGCTTAGAAGAACTTTCCAAGTGCCGCATTTCGGCAATTGGTACTGGTCCTCAGCGCGACCATATTATTAGCGTTCATTCGCTGATTGACTAGTGGCTATTTAAATAGCGATTTAAGGCGGCTAAAAACTATGAGTATTCCAAGTAGTAATCGCCCCAATTCGCATAACGCGCTCAAGCGTAAATCACTTGGTGCAAAAACATATTTTGTTGTGTTTATTGGTGGATTGCTTGGCGCTTTTGTGCGTAGTGAAATAGGTGGTTTTACGTACGGCATGCATTGGGACTCGGGATATTCTATGCTTTTTAGCCGCTTTACTTTTGCAACTCTTTTGTCTAACATCTTGGCATGTTTTATTCTTGCTTTAGTGAGTTCGCTTGTTGCACAAAGATTGCGCAGCAAGAACAAAGACTTAATAAAATACGGTTTTTGCACAGGATTTTGCGGCGGACTTTCAACAATGTCTACTTTTGCTTTTGAGGGTGCGCATTCCGCATTTACTGCAATGAACATTGTAGAAG contains:
- the fbaA gene encoding class II fructose-bisphosphate aldolase; translation: MTIATVERYAQMLDSASKGGYAYPAINVTSTQTLNAALQGFAEAQSDGIIQVSVGGSAYFSGQCVNNRVVGSLAFAQFAHQVAAQYPNITVALHTDHCAESYLDDWIKPLLAYEADQVAHGKEPIFQSHMWDGSTVKLEHNLDVAEELLEASAKAHTVLEIEIGAVGGEEDGHRADIDEKLYSTPQDAMRVVERLGLAESGRYMAAFTFGNVHGAYKPGVVKLRPQLLDNIQSAVYNKYKLDLCNRKFGVPTKPFLLVFHGGSGSTPEEIAQAVSYGVVKMNIDTDTQYAFTRAIADHMFRNYDSVLKIDGEVGAKKLYDPRSWGKEAEKAMAQRVVEACVQLGSAGKAL
- a CDS encoding adenylosuccinate synthase yields the protein MPGIVLIGAQWGDEGKGKATDLIGSKVDIVARFNGGNNAGHTVVVGNESYALHLLPSGIISPNVTPVIGNGVVIDPEVLFEEIDALESRGVDCSRLKVSESAHVITPYHRVIDKVTERFLGKHKIGTTGRGIGPTYADKINRVGIRVHDLFNAEHLRDKVEASLHQKNQMLVKLYNQHPIDIDDVTAQLVELGKRLKPYVADTSLILNQAMENGKTVLFEGGQATMLDVDHGTYPFVTSSNPTAGGACTGTGVGPTRITRVIGVAKAYITRVGEGPFPTELLDESGDWLREQGHEYGVTTGRPRRCGWFDSVVSRYATRVNGLTDIVLTKLDVLTGLKEIPVCVAYDVTLADGSVERVNEMPVDQSLFASAKPVYEMLPGWSEDISQIHKFEELPANTQSYVKRLEELSKCRISAIGTGPQRDHIISVHSLID
- a CDS encoding fluoride efflux transporter FluC gives rise to the protein MSIPSSNRPNSHNALKRKSLGAKTYFVVFIGGLLGAFVRSEIGGFTYGMHWDSGYSMLFSRFTFATLLSNILACFILALVSSLVAQRLRSKNKDLIKYGFCTGFCGGLSTMSTFAFEGAHSAFTAMNIVEVIAIMALSMVLGVLAVLVGSLIGDKIFVFKGNGSVKNAGDANAINKIDANRGGAK
- a CDS encoding chorismate mutase, whose protein sequence is MCEFPKESVDARNHLIEPSCNDRNDSMNEIFALRQSIDNIDNAVVSLLAERFKVTEKVGEIKARANLAAEDKSRENRQADRLKKIAEISGLKEEIALEYLHFVVAAAKKRHQEIKNSQK